A genome region from Gambusia affinis linkage group LG24, SWU_Gaff_1.0, whole genome shotgun sequence includes the following:
- the wbp4 gene encoding WW domain-binding protein 4 — protein MADYWKSQPRKFCQYCKCWIADNKPSIEFHERGKNHKENVAAKISEIKKKSVEKAKKEERMSKEFAAMEEAALKAYEEDLKRMQRGSDGSSSPVRAASQYQPVPLVGVQPKKQQQQQQQKKKKGWKASRKSREGPREMQVWVEGQSDEGQTYYYNTVTGVSQWEKPEGFQGGSSASAQSQQSESSSGSPWMEAVSPDGYTYFYNTNTGESSWEKPADFPSSEEPETQQEKEENAGEDPDSQSETAPAGEERSESDGSALELQTVGEEDPTPKIPKINFRKRKTEDEPSENKGEDKVAEEAVEEEKKETKPEEEAQKSEPKPETVAEVATVGKTPVKRPRAANPYGAWERVQQKQDPFAKVDLQLPQTEAAASTPAEFPSEPKPKFKERVITSLGEEGGPASFRRNKTQNGKNRSLRQRDDDD, from the exons AT ggCGGATTATTGGAAGTCACAACCGAGGAAATTCTGCCAGTACTGCAAGTGCTGGATTGCTGACAACAAGCCT AGCATCGAGTTTCATGAAAGAGGGAAGAATCACAAAGAAAATGTGGCTGCTAAAATTTCAGAG ATTAAGAAAAAGAGTGTTGAAAAGGCGAAGAAGGAGGAGCGGATGTCCAAGGAGTTTGCAGCGATGGAGGAGGCAGCGCTGAAGGCGTACGAAGAAGATCTGAAGAGGATGCAACGGGGATCAGATG GATCAAGTTCTCCAGTTCGAGCAGCCTCTCAGTATCAGCCTGTACCTTTGGTGGGAGTTCAGCccaaaaagcagcagcagcagcagcagcagaagaagaagaagggatgGAAGGCGAGCAGGAAGTCCAGAGAGGGACCGAGAGAGATGCAGGTTTGGGTGGAAGGCCAGAGCGATGAGGGACAGACCTACTACTACAACACCGTGACAGGAG TGTCTCAGTGGGAAAAACCCGAAGGTTTCCAGGGAGGAAGTTCAGCTTCTGCTCAGTCCCAGCAGTCTGAG AGTTCCTCGGGTTCTCCCTGGATGGAGGCTGTGAGTCCTGATGGCTACACGTACTTCTACAACACAAACACCGGAG AGTCCAGCTGGGAGAAGCCAGCGGACTTTCCTTCCAGTGAGGAACCGGAGACCCAgcaggagaaagaggagaatgCAGGTGAGGACCCGGATTCCCAGTCGGAGACGGCACCTGCAGGGGAGGAACGCTCAGAGTCCGACGGGTCAGCACTGGAGCTGCAGACGGTGGGAGAAGAAGATCCGACGCCCAAAATCCCCAAAATCAACTTCAGg aaaagaaaaacagaggatGAACCCTCGGAAAACAAAGGTGAGGATAAAGTGGCAGAAGAGGCTgtggaagaggaaaagaaagagacaaaaccaGAGGAAGAGGCGCAGAAGTCAGAACCCAAACCAGAGACGGTAGCAGAGGTGGCGACAGTGGGAAAAACTCCAGTAAAAAGGCCCAGAGCAGCCAATCCGTACGGAGCCTGGGAACGGGTCCAGCAGAAGCAGGATCCATT TGCTAAAGTGGATTTACAGCTGCCCCAGACGGAGGCAGCGGCCAGCACCCCGGCAGAATTCCCGTCGGAACCCAAACCCAAGTTCAAGGAACGCGTCATCACCTCTCTGGGAGAGGAGGGCGGACCCGCCTCGTTCCGGAGGAACAAGACCCAAAACGGGAAGAACAGGAGCCTCCGGCAGAGAGACGACGACGACTGA
- the LOC122827285 gene encoding coiled-coil domain-containing protein 122: MSEFPDNKGFQESCEFSLTKAVEDVSQYSHSQTETLREKQKTLKTLQAALADIEKKSPHAEQQLRSKLREICLLEGEMAHLERQRALLQDRCASINKENVKLHMLLQDEEEHARSTLEEFSVYRNKMKGHKDAVLQAVSQTEAHRELKENRMLVLNLRQEKEQLKEDLQNPNGITLQTAKEETDALKREISESKKAVAEGREQLKKEFEIHAKLKRDIEIQNRRFEAIVKRLRCQLSRAQAVHRQTLGEIFHLQRQLTEFKGQQHSSQG, encoded by the exons ATGTCGGAATTCCCGGATAACAAGG GCTTCCAGGAATCCTGTGAGTTTTCATTAACTAAGGCGGTGGAGGATGTCAGTCAGTACAGCCACAGCCAGACTGAGACcctgagagagaaacagaaaactctgaaaacCCTGCAG GCGGCTCTGGCTgacattgaaaagaaaagtcCACATGCGGAGCAGCAGCTGAGGTCCAAGCTGAGAGAAATCTGCCTGCTGGAGGGAGAGATGGCACATCTGGAGAGGCAAAGAGCGCTGCTGCAGGACCGCTGTGCCAGCATCAACAAGGAGAACGTAAAGCTGCACATGCTCTTACAGGACGAGGAGGAGCACGCCCGATCCACTCTGGAAGAATTCAGCGTGTACAGGAACAAGATGAAAGGCCACAAAGACGCCGTCCTGCAGGCTGTGAGCCAGACGGAGGCCCACAGGGAGCTGAAGGAGAACAGGATGCTGGTCTTGAATCTGAGGCAGGAGAAGGAACAACTCAAGGAGGATCTTCAAAACCCAAACGGGATAACCCTGCAAACGGCTAAG GAGGAAACTGATGCCCTGAAGAGAGAGATCTCTGAGAGTAAGAAAGCCGTCGCTGAAGGAAGAGAACAACTGAAGAAAGAGTTTGAGATTCATGCAAAGTTAAAGAGAGATATCGAG ATCCAAAACAGGCGCTTTGAAGCCATCGTCAAGAGGCTGCGCTGCCAGCTCAGCAGAGCTCAGGCCGTACACAG GCAGACTTTGGGTGAAATTTTCCACCTGCAGAGGCAGCTGACTGAGTTCAAGGGTCAGCAGCATTCTTCACAGGGTTGA
- the mtrf1 gene encoding peptide chain release factor 1, mitochondrial: protein MFPPRWFGLCCHCSRVVSRRGFPWGTLKGHSRLRHAVFTEVQLRGTNAVPRRLSHCDIGDLYNNSSVQRYLQKLMEEHRDISRKLQHDHLSDSGRKSLLKKHSELLPVAGLFGSIEQAQKDLEEVLSLLHTGTKDEDQNLIQLLREEEAQICSNILTLRKHLIKALVPVDPLDPSDVVLEIVSGRTTGGDICQQFTREMFDMYRGFACYKNWDFEVLNYSPAEYGGLHHAAVRIAGDNVYMHLKHEGGTHRVQRIPEVGLSSRMQRIHTGTMSVIILPQPVELDVQIDPKDLRIDTFRSRGPGGQGVNTTDSAVRIVHLPTGIASECQQTRSQLQNRDTAMRMLRARLYQSMMGKETEQRLTARKQQVGTRSQAERIRTYNFSQDRVTDHRTGYTTRDIKEFMKGGEELEELISDLLEHSEQEALLEAVEISSFVTGQPAD from the exons ATGTTTCCCCCTCGCTGGTTCGGACTATGTTGTCACTGCAGCCGTGTAGTTTCACGCCGTGGGTTTCCGTGGGGAACCCTGAAGGGCCACAGCAGGCTAAGACATGCTGTCTTTACAGAGGTACAGCTCCGAGGTACCAATGCAGTCCCAAGACGCCTTTCACATTGTGATATAGGAGATTTATATAACAACTCCTCAGTTCAGCGGTATCTGCAGAAACTGATGGAGGAACACAGAGACATCAGCCGGAAGTTACAACACGATCACCTCAGTGATTCAGGCAGGAAATCGCTGCTGAAGAAGCACTCAGAGCTGCTGCCCGTTGCTGGTCTGTTTGGAAGCATTGAACAAGCCCAGAAAGACTTGGAAGAAGTCCTTTCGCTTCTGCACA CTGGTACTAAAGATGAAGATCAAAACCTGATCCAGCTgctcagagaggaagaggcGCAGATCTGCAGCAACATTCTGACCTTGAGAAAACAT TTAATCAAAGCTCTTGTGCCCGTTGACCCTCTCGACCCAAGCGACGTTGTGCTGGAGATTGTCTCAGGACGAACAACAGGAG GTGACATATGCCAGCAGTTCACCAGGGAAATGTTTGACATGTACCGAGGCTTTGCTTGTTACAAGAACTGGGACTTTGAGGTTCTGAACTACTCGCCTGCAGAGTATG GTGGACTGCACCATGCGGCAGTCAGGATAGCCGGGGATAATGTGTACATGCACCTGAAACATGAAGGAGGAACACACCGGGTTCAGAGGATCCCTGAGGTGGGCCTCTCATCCAGGATGCAGCGGATCCACACTGGAACCATGTCGGTCATCATCCTGCCACAGCCAGTTGAG TTGGACGTCCAGATTGACCCAAAGGATCTGCGGATCGATACGTTCAGATCACGAGGCCCTGGCGGCCAGGGCGTTAACACGACGGACAGCGCCGTGCGGATAGTTCACCTTCCTACAG GAATAGCGTCTGAGTGCCAGCAGACGCGCTCGCAGCTGCAGAACAGAGACACGGCCATGCGCATGTTGAGGGCCAGACTCTACCAGAGCATGATGGGCAAGGAGACCGAGCAAAGGCTAACGGCGCGAAAGCAGCAG GTGGGCACACGCAGCCAGGCAGAGAGGATTCGCACCTACAACTTCAGCCAGGATCGAGTCACTGACCACCGGACAGGATACACCACCAGAGACATTAAG GAGTTCATGAAAGGAggggaggagctggaggagctgatcTCAGACCTGCTGGAGCATTCTGAGCAGGAGGCTCTGCTGGAGGCGGTAGAGATCAGCAGCTTTGTGACCGGACAGCCTGCAGACTGA